CGCAACGACTTCGACCGCGAGGTGAAGCCGACGATGTCGACGAAGCAGACCGCCTGCACGAGCACCGGCTCCCCGGGCCGACCGGCCTCGCCCGGCTGACCGCTCAGCGCCAGCAGCCGGCTCGACGCGCCGGCCAGGTGCCGCTTCCAGGCGTAGGCCTGCAGCTGCTCGACGCGCGGCAGCACCTCGGCGGTGAGGGCCGCCATCGCCTCCACCGGGTCGACGTCCGACTGGCCCGCCTCCCCGGCCCGCTCGGCGTGCTCGGCGGCGACCCGCGCCAGCAGCGTGGTCTGCCACTCCGCGAGGCGGGCGAAGGAGCGGCCCCAGGTGCGCACCAGCGCGGCCTGGGAGTCGTCGCCGAGGATGCCGAGGCCGGTCAGCTCGGCGCTGAGCCGCAGCGCCTCGACGTCGGCCTCGGTGAAGGCGACGTCGTCGTCGGCGGTCTCGGCGAAGCCCAGGAGCCGCCACAGCTCACGGGCCAGCTCGAGGGGCACGCCCGCCCGGGCGCTGACCTCGCGCCGGGTCAGGTGCGGGGCGTGCCCCAGCAGCAGCTCCTCGACGCGGTCGGCCGAGACGCCGGGCTCCGACGCCTCCACGCGACGTACCGCCGGCTCAGGGGTGCTTGGCGCGGTCGGCCTCGAACCGTTCGCGGGCGACGTTCTCGAGGGCCTCGCCGAAGCTGGGCATCTCGACGGCGAGGCGGTTGAGCGCCTCTGCGGTGAAGTGGATCAGCTCGAGCGGGCTGAGCGCGACCACGCTGGCGGTGCGCAGCGAGTGGTTGACGATCGCGGCCTCGCCCATGATGTCGCCGGGGCCGAGCTGGGCGATCTCCTCGCCGTGCTGACGGACCGACACGGAGCCCGACAAGATGATGTA
The Nocardioides marinisabuli genome window above contains:
- a CDS encoding adenylate/guanylate cyclase domain-containing protein, yielding MEASEPGVSADRVEELLLGHAPHLTRREVSARAGVPLELARELWRLLGFAETADDDVAFTEADVEALRLSAELTGLGILGDDSQAALVRTWGRSFARLAEWQTTLLARVAAEHAERAGEAGQSDVDPVEAMAALTAEVLPRVEQLQAYAWKRHLAGASSRLLALSGQPGEAGRPGEPVLVQAVCFVDIVGFTSRSKSLREAELVAWIEEFEHVSSSIVVEHGGRVIKNIGDEVLLVADDVATAAEIALEMTRRGADPDDAFPAVRAGIAHGDVVLRLGDVLGPTVNIAARLTSLARPGTVLVDDSAHEHLAALEAEREQASYTFRRPQRASVKGYSRLQPWVLRRA
- a CDS encoding Crp/Fnr family transcriptional regulator; this translates as MASSFFSAFTPEEIAKISSAGTRVTLPEGWAPISERTGADKAYIILSGSVSVRQHGEEIAQLGPGDIMGEAAIVNHSLRTASVVALSPLELIHFTAEALNRLAVEMPSFGEALENVARERFEADRAKHP